The window TGCAGCCTGCACAGTACTAGTAGTAGATAGAGTGCAAGTTCCCAAACGCTTCCTCCCTCTTCCCCCGCCAACCTTACCAGCATTTCTCTGGGATAAACCTGACTGCCAGCTGCCACCACTTGCTCTAATTGACCCTTCAAATGTTTGAAGATCCTCAGTCACCTCATTTCTTGACAAACAAGCAATACCGGGGAGAACATCCCTCTGGAAATCCTTCTTTTGCCTCCCTCTCCTCGTCACACCCCTTTGTGGCCGTTTTGACAATGACACTTCTTCTTCTGGATTGTCTGAAGTGACGTTGCAGCACTGATCTAACTCGGTTTCCACCAGATTTAATGTCATGTACTCAAAGTAATCCATTGAGTCCAGTGAGGAGTTTTCATCACAGGCAGAACTACTTGCTCCATTAATTTTTACGACATTATCCGTCTGTCCAAGATTTGGTTCGTTTGAAGAAGCTATTTCTGCAAACCACAGAAGGGAGTTGTCAATTGCTGTTGCATTGTCTTCACGACAAGCAGAAATTTCTTGATCAAGACCATGTGTAGCAGCTTTTTCCTGCATGTCATGAGCTTGCGATGATGAGATGGCAACCAGAGTCTCAGCTGCAACCCTGATTGGGCCATCATGAGATGAATGAAAAATTTCTTTACAAATTCTTTGCTCAGAAGCTTCACCAAAGTTGACATCTCTTGCAACTTCTAATGGTACCTGCACATCTATTCGAGTTTCTTCTTCAGTTAAACATCTGTTCAAGTCTATATGGTACCCAGAATAAGCTTTGTCATTCTGCGTTTTCAGTTTCTCTCTACACATCTGTGGCGTAGGATCATGAACTGTATCACCTTTCACAAACCCAACTTTAACAGAATTGTTGTCAACTGCTGAAGCAAGTGGACCATTACAAACTGAAGCTGCTTCAAGCCAATGCAGTCTTCCTTGTGGGGTATCTTGGTTCCCCAGTCTGTTCACAAATTCATTATCTGCCCTGCAACCTATACTCGAATAGTGCGACTGAGCACCATGTTGTGTGAAATCTTTAGAAGCAGAACTATGGCTGCTGTCTGCATAGAGGAAGCCTCCACCGATTGAAGGCTGATAACTGTGTAATTCATTGCTCTCAAACTTACTGCGAAAAAAAACACCATTTTGGTGTGGCAGTTCAGCTTTTAGACTTGGACTGAATGGTCTGGAATTGCAATCTAAAAGCAATCTTTCCCTGGTAACTTCAGGTTTTTGCTGCAACATAATTGAATCCCTATTTGAGTGTGTGGAGGTGTTAAACAAACTGTTCGGTTGAACTGATGTCCAGTTGTTGCTCAAGCTACTTGGAGGTCTTGCCCAAGTAGGAGGTGACTCAGAAATGGCGGCGACATCAGACTTAGAAGCCTGAGAAGATGAATTTAAATCTCTATCCGAGATTTCTATACCAAAAAGTGTCCTCTTGGCAGGCTCACATGCTTTCCTAGCTTCAATTTTTGATGGTTCACAAGGCTTCTTAAAATCTGGAAGGCCAAAACTTCCACCAAATGAAGTTCTTGTTTGATCTGAAAAGAAAACCATTTTAATTCTATTAGTTTAACTCTGAAGACACTTCAGGCAAACCTAATAAATGAGGTACATTTAAACATTATGGTCGTTAGAGATTGAAAGAGACCAAATTCTGATGATAAAGAAACAAGAAAATAAATAACTAAATTCTTACCA of the Fragaria vesca subsp. vesca linkage group LG6, FraVesHawaii_1.0, whole genome shotgun sequence genome contains:
- the LOC101312757 gene encoding uncharacterized protein LOC101312757, translating into MGTEIQSKMYLPGYYSIPTLTSNVGHGGWSLLNENKSLTNGQQYDILSMRPVVDGFHESSKEQVRQMILKHESIFKHQLNELHRLYERQKDLMNEIKSKELLKIQKAAAASQLPLFSSGFPLVGSGYHRPSMSTTAISSQSYCNSIGSTQPTSGVPSQSGVKKLQRRLFNLELPADEYISDGEEPEGVLSGPSNETYPPNRRNEAKVSFNHIGEAFGDNGGALSSGLYFERSSLTGLKEPIQIDKMSLSTDDVYRGVWPFAKKFPENPQLGKAGGVSDMHLKHESNQKEWLTNGLNADQTRTSFGGSFGLPDFKKPCEPSKIEARKACEPAKRTLFGIEISDRDLNSSSQASKSDVAAISESPPTWARPPSSLSNNWTSVQPNSLFNTSTHSNRDSIMLQQKPEVTRERLLLDCNSRPFSPSLKAELPHQNGVFFRSKFESNELHSYQPSIGGGFLYADSSHSSASKDFTQHGAQSHYSSIGCRADNEFVNRLGNQDTPQGRLHWLEAASVCNGPLASAVDNNSVKVGFVKGDTVHDPTPQMCREKLKTQNDKAYSGYHIDLNRCLTEEETRIDVQVPLEVARDVNFGEASEQRICKEIFHSSHDGPIRVAAETLVAISSSQAHDMQEKAATHGLDQEISACREDNATAIDNSLLWFAEIASSNEPNLGQTDNVVKINGASSSACDENSSLDSMDYFEYMTLNLVETELDQCCNVTSDNPEEEVSLSKRPQRGVTRRGRQKKDFQRDVLPGIACLSRNEVTEDLQTFEGSIRASGGSWQSGLSQRNAGKVGGGRGRKRLGTCTLSTTSTVQAALSQPQMEQQPQCGELQELEERSMAVTGGWGKRTRRPQRQRYPIDSSPVSQK